CGCCTCGCCCTCCTGGGCGATCCGCCCGTCCAGCATGACGGCCATCCGGTCCGCCACGGTGAAGGCCTCGTCGTGGTCGTGGGTGACGAGCAGCGCCGTGGTGCCGGTCGTGGTGAGGATCTCGCGCAGGTCGCCGGCGAGCCGGTCGCGCAGCGCCCGGTCCAGGGAGCTGAGCGGCTCGTCGAGCAGCAGCAGGGCCGGGCCGGCGGCGAGCGAGCGGGCGAGCGCGACCCGCTGCTGCTCCCCGCCGGAGAGGGTGGCCGGGCGGCGGTCGGCATACCCCTCGAGCCCGACGAGCTCGAGCAGCTCGGCGACCCGCCCCGCCCGGTCCCGAGGGCTGCGCCCGCGCAGCCGCAGCGGGTAGCCGATGTTGTCGGCGACGCTGGCCTGGGCGAAGAGCTGGCCGTCCTGGAACATGAGGGCGAAGCCCCGCTCGTGCGTCGGCACCCCGCGCAGGTCCCGGCCCTGCCAGCGGATGGACCCGGCGGAGACCGGCTCCAGCCCGGCGACCGCCCGCAGCAGGGTGGACTTGCCGCAGCCGGAGGGCCCGAGCACGGCCAGCACACCGCCCTCCTCGACCCGCAGGTCGACCCGGTCGACCGCGGTGGCGCCGGGGAAGGTGACCGTGACGTCGTCGAGCTCGAGCATCAGAAGGCTCCCACCGAGCCGACCCGCAGCCGCTCGACGAGACCCATGACGACGACGGTCACGAGCGCGAGCAGCACGCTCGCGGCGAGCGCCATCCCCAGGTGGTCGGCGCCGGGCCGGGAGATGAGCTGGTAGATGACGACCGGCACGGTCGGCCGGTCCGGACGGGCGAGGAAGCTGGTCGCGCCGAACTCCCCCAGCGAGACGGCGAAGGCGAACCCGGTCGCCGCGAGCACCGGCCGGGCGAGCACCGGCGCCTCGGCGGTCCACGCCGCGCGCCACGGCCCGGCCCCGAGGGTGGCCGCGGCCTCCCGCTGCCGCGGGTCGACCGAGCGCAGCACCGGGGCGAGGGTCCGCACCACGAGGGGGAGCGCGACCATCGCCTGGGCGATCGGCACGAGGATCGGCGAGGTGCGCAGGTCCAGCGGCGGCCGGTCGAGGGTGATGAGGAAGCCGAAGCCGACGGTGACCGCGGAGATGCCGAGCGGGAGCATGAAGGCGCCGTCGAGCACCGAGACCGTGCGCGCCCAGCCCCGCGAGCGTGGGCGCCGGGAGACGACGACGGCGACGACGAGGCCGAGCAGCATGGCGAGCACGGTGGCGTCGACGGCGGTGCGCAGCGAGTTGGCCATGGCCTCGGTGACGCTCACCCGCAGGGCCGCGGTGGCGTCCGGGTCGGTGAGGGCGCGGTAGTTCCCGAGCCCCCACCCCGGCCCGACCTGCAGCGAGCGCACGACGAGGGTGCCGACGGGCAGCAGCACGAAGGCGACGGCGAACGCGGTCGCCGCGAGGACCGGGAGGTCGTGGCGCCGGGGCCGGCGGGTCGCGGCGAGGGCACCGACGCGGCGCAGGGCCTGCTCGCGCCGGGAGCGGGTGCGGGCGGCGAGGGCGAGCATGGCGACGACGGCCACGAGCTGCAGCAGCGAGAGCACGGCGGCGCCCTGCAGGTCGAGGAACTGCACGGTGAGCAGGTAGATCTCGGTCTCGACGGTGCCGTAGCGCAGCCCGCCGAGGGTGAGCACCACCCCGAAGGCGGTGGAGCAGAAGAGGAAGACGAGGGTGGCCGCGGAGACGATGCCCGGCGCGAGCGCGGGGAGGGTGACCGTGCGCCATACCTGCCAGGGGCCGGCGCCGAGGGTGGCGGCGGACTCCTCGGCGCGCCGGTCCAGCCCTTCCCACAGGCCACCGACGGTGCGCACGACGACGGCGAGGTTGAAGAACACGAAGGCGAGCAGGATCGGCACCCAGGTGCCGTCGAGCCCGAGCCCGCCGAGCGGGCCGCCGGGGGCCAGCAGCGAGCGGAACATGACGCCCACCACCACCGTCGGCAGGACGAAGGGCATGACGACGACCGCGCGCAGCAGCCCGCGACCCGGGAAGCGCAGGCGGTAGAGCACGAAGGCGACCGGCAGGCCCAGGAGCAGGGTGACGACCGTGCCGGCCAGCGAGCTGACCAGGGTGAAGGTGAGCACCCGCAGGGTGCGCGCGCGGCCGAGCACCTCGGGGACACCGCTGAGGTCGAGCCGTCCCTCGGGCCACAGCCCCCGAGCGATCATCCCGCTCACCGGGAGGACGAAGAAGACGGCGAGGAAGGCGAGCGGGACCAGCGCGGCCAGCCCGAGCGCCACCCCGGGGGCGCGTCTCATCCGGTGGCGATGTCCGCCCACTCGCGCAGCCACGTCTCCCGCTCGGCCTCGATCTGGCGCGGGCTGACGACGATCGGGTCCTCGGCGACCTGCGCCCACTGGGACCAGAGGTCGGGCAGCGCGACCGTGTCGTCGACGGGGAAGACGTACATGCTGTCCGGGATGGCGGCCTGCACGTCCGGGCTCAGCAGCCAGTCGACCACGGCCTGGGCGCCCTCGGGATTGTCGGTGCCGGCGAGGACGCCGGCGTACTCGACCTGTCGGAAGCAGGTGTCGAGCAGCGCGCGGGTCGTGGGCTCGAAGCCGCCGTCGGGGATGGTGAAGGGCGGGCTGGAGGCGTAGGACAGGACGATCGGGCGGTCGCCGTCGCCGCCGCCGGCGGTGAAGTCGACGGTGTAGGCGTCGGTCCAGCCGCTGGTGACCTTGGCGCCGTTGGCCATGAGGTCCTCCCAGTAGCCCTGCCACTCCCCCGGCCCGAACTCGCCGATGGTGGCGAGCAGGAAGGCCAGGCCCGGGCTGGACGTGCTGGCACCGGGGGTGACGAAGAGGTCCTCGTAGGCGGGGTCGGTGAGGTCCGCCAGCGACTGGGGCGGCTCGATCCCCTGGTTGGCGAACCACACGCTGTCGATGTTGACGCACACGTCGCCGTAGTCGACGGGGGTGAGGTAGGCCTCGGCCCCCTCGGCGAGGTCGTGCTCCTCCACCGACTCGGGGAGGCCCTCGGGGCGGTATGCCTCGAGCGCCTCGGCGCCGACCACCCGGGTGGCGAAGGTGGTGTCGATGCCGAAGACGACGTCGGCGGTGGGGTTGCCGGCGGTCAGCACGATCTGGTTGGCCATCTGGCCGGCGTCCCCGGAGAGCTGGACCTCCAGGTCGTAGCCGGTGTCGGCCTCGAAGGCGGCGACCAGCTCGCCGGGGAGGGTGAAGGAGTCGTGCGCCGCGAGCACCACCGTGCCAGTGTCGGCGGGGGTGGGGGCCGGCGCCGTGGCCGTCGCGGCGTCGTCGTCGGCGCCCGGCTCCTGCGACTCCGAGGGCGCCGGGGCGGCCTGGTCCCCGGTCGGCTCGTCGTCGTCGCCACCGGTCAGGGTGCACGAGGTGAGGACGAGGCCGGTGGCGAGGGCCAGGGTCAGGATGGTGGTGGTCCGTCGAGGACGGGTATGGATCATGGTGCAGCGTCTCCTCATCGACTTCCTTCGCCGGTGCTAGCCGGTGCAGGTTCGAGGGTCTGCGGCGGGTGCCGCACTCTCAGCGCTCGGGCGCTCCCCTGTCGTGGTCGTTCTCGACACTATCACCGTCGCCGATGAGTGGTTCCTCCCCCTGCAGATGGGCCTCCCCCGGCCGCCCGTGCTCGTTCTCCGGGGGAGGGAGCACCACGTCCATGCCCCGCAGCGTGCTCTTCGTCGACGCCCAGACGATGGCCAGACCGGCGATCCCGAGCAGGACCCAGAGCACGACGACGATCCACCCGGGGAATTCCGGCACCATGAGGGATGGGGCGTCCTTTCTGGATCTGGGCGTTCCACGCCGTCGGGGTCGTGCGTCGCTGCCGGAGCGACGAGCGCCCAGACCATAGCAAACAGGGCCCCTCGATCCGGGGATGCCGGAAGCGCTCTCACCCCTAGGGGTGGGGGGATGGCCACGAAGTCGTGCGGGAGCGCGCTGTGGCACTATCGGAGCATGGGAAATCTCGTGGCCAAGGCACTGACCGTCGCTGCCGTCCTCGCTGCCAGCAGCATCGCGCGCAAGGCGACCGACGGCACCTGGAAGTTCGTGACCGGCAGCGACTCCCCGGCG
This genomic window from Serinicoccus chungangensis contains:
- a CDS encoding thiamine ABC transporter substrate-binding protein encodes the protein MIHTRPRRTTTILTLALATGLVLTSCTLTGGDDDEPTGDQAAPAPSESQEPGADDDAATATAPAPTPADTGTVVLAAHDSFTLPGELVAAFEADTGYDLEVQLSGDAGQMANQIVLTAGNPTADVVFGIDTTFATRVVGAEALEAYRPEGLPESVEEHDLAEGAEAYLTPVDYGDVCVNIDSVWFANQGIEPPQSLADLTDPAYEDLFVTPGASTSSPGLAFLLATIGEFGPGEWQGYWEDLMANGAKVTSGWTDAYTVDFTAGGGDGDRPIVLSYASSPPFTIPDGGFEPTTRALLDTCFRQVEYAGVLAGTDNPEGAQAVVDWLLSPDVQAAIPDSMYVFPVDDTVALPDLWSQWAQVAEDPIVVSPRQIEAERETWLREWADIATG
- a CDS encoding ABC transporter ATP-binding protein; protein product: MLELDDVTVTFPGATAVDRVDLRVEEGGVLAVLGPSGCGKSTLLRAVAGLEPVSAGSIRWQGRDLRGVPTHERGFALMFQDGQLFAQASVADNIGYPLRLRGRSPRDRAGRVAELLELVGLEGYADRRPATLSGGEQQRVALARSLAAGPALLLLDEPLSSLDRALRDRLAGDLREILTTTGTTALLVTHDHDEAFTVADRMAVMLDGRIAQEGEAVQVWRHPVSREVASFVGYETILEPDPTGPRGWVPPPPPGGAGAPGGGRAPSVVALRRSALRVDADGELRGLVRRVVTVSDALHLEVEVEGVGRMPALATDRGPEVGDDVRLTVDPRGVAHLSE
- a CDS encoding ABC transporter permease, with the translated sequence MRRAPGVALGLAALVPLAFLAVFFVLPVSGMIARGLWPEGRLDLSGVPEVLGRARTLRVLTFTLVSSLAGTVVTLLLGLPVAFVLYRLRFPGRGLLRAVVVMPFVLPTVVVGVMFRSLLAPGGPLGGLGLDGTWVPILLAFVFFNLAVVVRTVGGLWEGLDRRAEESAATLGAGPWQVWRTVTLPALAPGIVSAATLVFLFCSTAFGVVLTLGGLRYGTVETEIYLLTVQFLDLQGAAVLSLLQLVAVVAMLALAARTRSRREQALRRVGALAATRRPRRHDLPVLAATAFAVAFVLLPVGTLVVRSLQVGPGWGLGNYRALTDPDATAALRVSVTEAMANSLRTAVDATVLAMLLGLVVAVVVSRRPRSRGWARTVSVLDGAFMLPLGISAVTVGFGFLITLDRPPLDLRTSPILVPIAQAMVALPLVVRTLAPVLRSVDPRQREAAATLGAGPWRAAWTAEAPVLARPVLAATGFAFAVSLGEFGATSFLARPDRPTVPVVIYQLISRPGADHLGMALAASVLLALVTVVVMGLVERLRVGSVGAF